CGAGGGAGGCCACAGCCGCATTGCCCTCGTCGAACGGGACGGAGAGGTCCTTTTTAGAGAGGAGGCGATCGGCGCCTCTTCGGCCCCCGATTATCAGACCCTTCTGAGAGACGTCCCTTTCGAGGTCCTTTTCGGCCTGATCGACGAACTGGACGACGAGGACGAGGCCTTCCTCCTCGAGGGCGTCGCCATGAACCGCGCCATGGCCGAGGCCGGTTTCGCCGCCGATCTCCCCTCGCGCCTGGAGCTGACGAAAAACCTCAAGGCCCTCGTCGACGAGGGAACCCTTCCCGACGACGAGGGAATGCGAATCCGTCTCGCCTGTGCCGCCGCCGCCGAGGCCCGCATGTCGGGTCTTCCCAGGGCCGTCATGAGCAGCGCGGGAAGCGGCAATCACGGCATCACGGCGATTCTGCCCGTGGCGCTGCTGGCCCGCTCCCTGGACGCGACGGGGCGCCGGACGGCCCAGGCCTTGGCCCTGAGCCATTTGGCGACCAGCTTCGTCAAGGGCCATACGGGCCGTCTCACGCCCGTCTGCGGCTGTGCCGTCGCCGCAGGGGCGGGAGCGGCCGTGGGCATGACCTGGCTTCTGACGGGTCGAAGCGCCGCCTGTGCCCTGGCCGTCAAGACCCTGCTCGCCAACGTGGCCGGGCTCGTCTGCGACGGCGCCAAGGAGAGCTGCGCCCTCAAGGTGGCCACGGCGGCCCACGAGGCCTACATCGCGGCCCTCCTGGCCCGACGCCGCTGCGGCGTTTGCTCCGCCCAGGGGCTGGTCGACGCTTCGGTGGAGGGCACGGCGGCCAACCTGGGGCGTCTCAACCGGGAGGGCATGGCGGGAGCCGACGCCGTCATCCTCGGCGTCCTCGCCGGAAGAGTGGAAAAACGCTCCCTTTCCTGACGGAAAAAGGCGGCAGCCGTCGGGCTGTCGTGAGACCCGTCCCCGTGAAGCAGGAAGCTGGCGCCAGGCTGCCTTAGGGCATGTGTGGCCAGGTCGGAACGGATTCCGACTCGGGGTGTCCGAAAAGATCCCAAGAAAGAGGTGACTTCCATGTCTCTGACCCTTGAAGGCGTTGTCCTCTCTCCCGGCATCGGCATCGGTCCCGTCCTTCCCCTCGTTCCTCTGGCCTTCGTCGAGACGGGCTCTCTCCTTTCCGAGGAGGAGCGCGGTGCCGAGCTCGGGCGCCTCGAGGAGGCCCTGAATCGGGCCGAGGCCGATCTGGTTCGTCTCCAGGCCCAGGCGGAGAAGACCTTGGGGGCCGACAAGGCCGCCCTCTTCTCGGCCCATCGCCTCATGCTCCGCGACCCCATGCTCGTCGGGGCCGTCCGGGAGGCCGTCGCCGGAGGCCGGAGCGCCTCCGACGCCGTCGTCGTCAAGACGGCCGAGATCCGGGCCCTCTTCGAGGCCCTTCCCGATCCCTACCTGAAGGAGCGGGCCGCCGACGTCGACGATGTGGGGCGCCGTCTCTTCCGGGCCCTCACCGGCCACGTCGACCCCTCCGATCTGGCCGGCCGGGAGGGCGGCCCCTTCGTCGTCGTCGCCCGCGATCTGACGCCTTCCGACACGGCCCTTCTCGACCCCTCCAGGGTGGTCGCCCTCGTCACCGAAGAGGGCGGTCCCACGAGTCACACGGCCATCATCGCCCAGTCCCTGGCCATTCCCGCCCTTTCGGCCGTCGCCGGGGCCCTGGGGCGCCTGATCGAGGGGACCGTCGTCATCGTCGACGGCCTGAAGGGGGAGGTCGTCGTCGCCCCCGACGAGGCGGCTCTCGACGCCGGGCGCCGGGCTGCCGCCCTCTTCGCCGAGGAGCGCCGCCAGGCCGAGGCGCTGCGGGACCTTCCCGCCGTCAGCGCCGACGGAGTCGCCCTCCCTCTCTGGGGCAACATCGCCCGCCCCGACGGAGCGGGCGAGATCCTCTCCAGAGGAGGCGACGGCGTCGGGCTCTTCCGGACGGAGTTTCTCTACATGGGGCGCGACGAGGCGCCGACGGAGGAGGAACAGCTCGCCGCCTACGCCGAGGCCCTGACGGTCCTGTCTCCCCGTCCCGTGACGATCCGCACCCTCGACGCGGGAGGCGACAAGGAGATTCCCTATCTCGCCTCTCTCGTCGGGCACGAGGCCAACCCTTTCCTGGGCTACCGCGCCATCCGCCTCTGTCTCGACCACCCCGAGCTCTTCAAGGTCCAGCTCCGGGCCCTCCTCCGGGCGGCCGTGGCGGGCAATCTCTGGCTCATGTTCCCCATGGTCGTCGACGCCGAGGAGCTGAGGGCGGCCAAGGCCCTTCTCGACGTCTGCGCCGCCGAGCTGGAGGCCGAGGGGCTCGAATGGGCCCGGCCCGCCAAGGTGGGCGTCATGATCGAGACGCCCGGTGCCCTTCTCATGGCCGATCTCCTGGCCAGGGAGGTCGATTTCTTCTCCGTCGGCACCAACGATCTCACTCAGTACCTTCTCGCCGCCGATCGGATGAACCCCCGGCTGAAGCGTCTCCAGGACCCCTTCCATCCGGCGGTGATCCGGGGGCTCTCTGTCGTGGCCCGGGCCGCGGCCGCGGCTGGCATCGACCTGGGCATGTGCGGCGAGATGGCCGGCGATCCGCTGGCCATCCCCCTCCTGGCGGCTCTGGGCTTCCGCGAACTTTCGATGACGCCGGCGCGGATCCCCGCAGCCAAGAAAGTCCTGCGGAGCCTCTCCGTCGCCGAGGCGGGAAAAAGGCTCGACGAGGTGCTGAAGGCGGTGACGACGGCCGAGGTCCGGTCCCTGCTGGCATCGTGGCCCTGAGGGGCTTGAACCGTCGTCGCCCATGAGAGTCCCACTCCGTCTGCTCCTCGTCGCCCTCGTCTTTTCGGCCCTTTTCCTCTTTTTCGGTCTCCTCTCGAGACGGACGGTTACGATAGGCGTCCTCTTCTGCGACGTCCCGCCCCATCTGACGACAGAGGCGGACATGGTCTCGACGGCACAGGCCTACGTCGACTGGTACAACCGTCGAGGCGGCGCGGTGCGCCTCCGCCTGGAGGTGGCCCCCTACGGACGCGATCCCAGCGAGGCCCTGGCGAGGCTGCGCGTCCGCGGTGCCTCCGTCGTCCTCGGCGCCTCCACCTCGGAGCTGGCCCTGGCGGCGGCACCCGTTGCCGAGGCGATGGGCCTGTCCCTGGTCAGTCCCACGGCCCAGGCCGAGGAGCTCGGCGGCCGGCGGGACGCCTTTTTTCGGGTCCAGCACGCCCTGAACCGCAACGCGGAGCGTACGGCGGCCCTCCTGCGCCATCTCAAGGCGAATCGCGTCGTCGCCTTCGTCTCGTGCCACAACGAGGCTTACGCCCGGGAGACGGTGCTCCGGGTGACCCAGGACAGCGGCCTTTCCGTCGACATCCTGCCCGCCGAAGGGGCCTACGAGGCGCGCCAGGCCCGGATGGAGGCCTACGGCGATCCTCCCTCCGTGGTCTGGGTCGTCGCCCACCCCGAGACGAGCTTCTGGCTCTGCCGCCAGATCGGCGACGTCTGGCCCCGGTCGAAGCTGCTCCTGTCGATGTGGTCCCTCTCGAGCGGCCACGAGAGGCTGGAGGAGATCGAAGGGCTCTCCTTCCACTTCGTGGAGAACGTCGATCCCTGGAGCGAAGAGGAGGGGGCCTTCGGGGCCTTCCTGCGCGAAAACTACCGCCGCCGGCCCAGTCTCCTCCTTCGCTACACGGCCCTGGCCCTGGATCTCATCGTCGCCGCCGCCGAGGAGGGGAGCGTCACCGGTGAGGACTTCCGCAGCGCCCTCGCCCCACGCCTCCTCCGGCGAGAGGGGGCGGAGGCCGTTGTCGACGCGTGGGGCGACCGAGTGGGGCGGCCCCGCGTCTTCCGGCGCGCCGAAGGCCGCGTCGAGGAAGTGGCCCTGCCGTGGTGACGCTGGACTCCTTCCGCCGCCGTCTTCTGGCCGCCTCGCTCCTCCTCGTCGCGGTCTTTTCCTCCCTCTTCCTCCTCTGGCGCCGCGACCTCGCCCGCGGGGAGAGGGAGCAGGCCCTCGAGAGACGTCTGGCTCTCATGGGGCGGGACGTCCTTCAGACCGTCGACTTCCACCGGCGCCTCCTCCAGGGGATGAGCCACGTCGGCTTCGACGCCCGCGCTTTCGACGGCCTCTCCCCCTCCCTCTGTCCCTTCCTGGTCCGCACCGACGTGGAGGGGCGGATCGCCGAGAGCTATCGCGGCCCTTTGGGACGGGGGGCACGGCTGCCTCTCGACCTCCTCTCGACCCCCCTTGCGGCGACGTCCCTTCTCGACGAGAGGGGACGTCCCCTCGTCGTCCTGGCCCATCCCGTCGGCACCGAGGGGTGGGTCGTGGCCGGTTTCTCCCCTTCCGCTCTCTTCTCCCGCCAGGATAGGCTCCGCCAGGGCGAGTGGGCCCTTCTCCTCTCGCCCGAGGGGCGGGTCCTCGTCTCCATGGGCGAGGCCTCCCTCTTCCCCTTCGGGGCCACGATGCCGACGGAACTCCTCCTTTCCCCCCGGTCGACGCGGACCTGGCTCGGCGTCCTTCAGCACTTCCTCGTCCTTCCCCTTCCCGGCGAGGATTTCTTCGTCGCCGTCGGCTATCCCGAGTCGCTGATCTGGCAGGAGGCGCTGGACAGGGGGCTCGCCGCCGGAGGGGCCGTCGCCCTCGGCGCCCTCTCCGTCCTGATCCTGATCTTCCCCCTCTTCTCCTCGGTGCTGACCTCTCTGACTTCCCTCTCGACGTCGCTTGTGGAGGCCGAGGGAACTCTGACCCGCGCCCCCGATCCCGTAGAGGCCATGGAGATCCTCCGCGAGCTTGGACGGCGGGAGCTTCCCCTGGCGCGTTTTGCCGAATTCCAGGCCATCGAGGTCTCCTTCGGACGCCTTCTCGAGGCCGTCGCCCGCGAGGGGGAGGAGCTCGCCGGTCTCTACGAGGAGGCCTCGGCCATGGAAGAGGAGCTCTCCGATTCGAACCGGCGCCTGACGCGGGCCATGGATCGTCTCGGTGCCCTCCTCGACCTCTCGCGGGAGACGCAGAGCGCCGGCGATCTCGACGGAGCGGCCGACGGCGTGGCCCGCGAGCTGGGGCGCCTCTTCGGGAGTCCCTTCACGGCCATCGTCGCCCTGCGATCGGGCGAGCCCTTTATCTGGAGCTGGGCCGGCCGACCGGAGCTGAGGGAAGAGCTCGTCGATTCCCTGCGCGTCGCCTCTCCTGGGGGGCTCTTCTCCCGCTTTTCCGTCGCCTCCCGCCAGGGGCTCAAGTTCTTCCAGTTTCCCGTCCGGACGCTGCGGCGTCTCGTCGGAGGCGTCGTCGTCGTCCTCCCCGCCGAGGGGGACGAGGAGGGGCTGCGGGAGACGATGGAGCCCTTCCTCTCCCATCTGGCCGGCCTTCTCCATTCCAGGGCCATGTTCGTCGAGGTCAAGGAGGCCTATCACGACGTCTCGATCCGGATGCAGGTCTTCACCCAGGCCTACCACGAGGAGACGGGGGCCCATCTGGGCCGTATCGGCGACTATGCCCTTCTCTTCGGCTCCGAGCTGGGCCTTTCCGACGACTACCTGTCGGACCTGAGGGCCTTCAGCCAGCTCCACGACGTGGGCAAGCTCCGGGTGCCCCAGGCGATCCTCTCCAAGCCGTCGGCCCTGACGGAAGAGGAGTTCGAGATCGTCAAGGGCCATACCCTCTGGGGAGCGGAGATCCTGGGCGACTCTCCCTGGTTTTCCATGGCCCGCGACATCTGCCTGGGCCATCACGAGCGCTGGTGCGGCGGGGGCTACCCCCGAGGTCTGTCGGGCGAGGCCATCCCCCTGGCGGCGCGCATCGTCAGCCTCTGCGACGTCTACGACGCCCTCCGGTCCCGCCGGAGCTACAAGCCCCCCTTCAGCCACGAGCGGGCCCTCCGGATCATCCTCGAAGGGGACGGCCGCGTCGAGCCCGACTACTTCGACCCCAGGCTCCTCGAGATCCTCCGCCGCCGCGGCGACGATCTGGCCCGCCTTTTCGAGAGCCGCCCCGACGAGACGCCTCAGGAATGAGGCGCCTCGGGCCGGCCCGTCCCGACAGGGGCACCTCGAAGGCCTGAAGCCCGCCTGCGACGGTGCTTTTTCGCTCCGCCGCCCTTTCCCGCGTCTTTTCGCCCCTGGCCTCAGAAAACCGGAAAAAGGAGTCAGGTGCCCCCGGGGGCTCCTGACTCCTTTTTTTTCGTCCTTCTCAGGCACGGTGCCCGTCGCCCCTTCCAGGCGACGGGCACCGTCTTCAGCGCCGGCTGCGGACCGGCACCAGACCGGAGGCGGTTTCGGCTTCGAGGCGGAAGCGCTTCAGAAGGTCCTGCAGCTCCCGGGCCGTCGCGGAGAGGGTCTGGGCCTCCTGGGCGATCGACTCCGAGGCATGGGACGTCTCCTCCGTCGACTTGCGGACGTTCTCGACGGTGGTCGTCAGGGCTCCCGTGCTCTTGGCGACGGAATCGACGGCCGTCGCCATCTCGCCGCTGGCGGCGGCCTGCTCCTGGGCGACGGCGGCGAGGTTCTGCATGGCGTCGAGGGTCTTTGCGATCTCGCTGACGCTCTGCTTGAGATCTTCCTGGGCCTTCTTCGCCCTGAGGACGGTCTCCTTCAGGATCTCCGTTGCCTGCCTGGAGGCGGCGACGGAGCTGGCCGAATGTTCGCGAAGGGTGACGATGAGGGTGTCGATCTCCTTGGCGGCATGGCCCGACTCCTCGGCGAGCTTGCGGACCTCTTCGGCGACGACGGCAAAGCCTCGTCCGTGTTCTCCGGCCCGGGCCGCCTCGATGGCGGCGTTGAGAGCCAGGAGGTTGGTCTGGTCGGCGATGGAGGTGATGGACGTGACAAATCCCGTGATCTTCTGGACGGCCTCCTCGAGAAGGGCCGCCTTGCCGACGTTCTCGGCCGAGGCCGCCTCGACCTTGACGATATCGGCGATGACGTTTCGGACCTCCTCGAAGGCGCCTTCGGTGATGGCCTGGGTCCTGGCGGCCCCGTCGGCCCCCTCCGTGGCCGCCTGAGCCGTGGCGTGAGCCGATCCGGAGATCTCCTCCACGCCGGCGTTGGCCTCCTCCAGGGCTGCGGCGTTCGATTCGAACTGGCCGGCCATGTGGTCCATCGAGCCCCGGACCTCCTCCATGGAGGCGACGGTCTCCTCGGAAAAGGCAGCCAGCGACTCGGCCCGGCTCAGGGTCTGATGGGCCGAGTCGTCGGCCTTCTCGACGAGATTCCTCAGGCCCCCGATCATGCCGTTCAGGGCCGTGCCGATGCGGTCGAGCTCGTCGCGGTCCCGTCCCTCGTACCGGGCCGTCAGGTCGCCCTCGCTGACTCGGGCCGTCGTGGCCAGGAGGCGGGCCAGAGACTTCTGGATGCCCCGGGAGATGGCGATGATAAGGGCGAGGGCGATGGCGAGGGCCAGGACTCCCAGCAGGATCTGGATCCGCGTCAGGGCCGCCACGGCGGCCTGGATTTCGGCGACGGGGTAGAAGAGGCCGAGGAAGAGCCCCTTGTCGGTGGGCGAGTAGAAAAGGCGCCTCGTCTGGCCGTCGGCGTTGGACCGGTAGTCTCCGAAGCCGCTCCGGCCGGCCAGGATCTGGCGGCCGAGGCCCGCGAGCTCGTCGGTGATGACGGAAGAGGTCGTGGTGATGTTCTCCTTCATGATCCAGTCCTCGAAGGGGGCGGCGATGACGTTGCCCGAGGCGTCGAAGAGGATGCCGAAGCCCTTGTCCAGGATCTTCTGGTCGACGACGAAGGCGCTCAGGGCCGAAGTGTCGACGTCGAGGGCGACGACGCCGACGAGCTGGCCTTCCTCCCTGTAGGGCATGGCCAGGCTGATGATCATCTTGCCCGTGATCCCGTCCAGATAGGGGTCGGTGATGATGATCCTGCTGCTGTCGACGGCCTGGCGGTACCAGGAGCGCACCTTGGGATCGTAGTCGGCCGGCGGGACCCAGCCCGTCCCGTCGGCGAAACTGCGGTCCTCGAAGGCAAGGTAGACGTCCTGGACGCCGAAGTGCTTGTTGATCTCGGTGTAGCGGGCCATGTAGGGCTGAAGCTCGGGTGCCGTAAGGCCTCTGCCGGCCTCGCGGAGATGGAGAACGCCCTCGTTGACGTTGGCGAGGATCAGCTCGAGGCGCTCGAAGTAGAGGGAGACGCCATGCCCCACGACGGAGGCCGTCTCGACGCCGACGGAATTGAGCTGCCCCTCCATGGCGGAGCGGCTTTTCACGTAGCCCGTGACGGCCATGGCGCCGATGAGGAGGACGATGGTCAGGGCCATGGCCCAGAGCTTGTTGCGGATCGTCATATCCGTTCCTCTCCTTTCACGTCTCTTCCGTGTTGCCTGAGCCGAATCGCAGGAGGTTCTCCACAGGGAACAGACGTCGGGGATGGCGCCTCACGGAGCCGAGGAGGCTGCGGGGAGCGCGTGCGGTTTCAATATCGACGGAGCGAAAAACAAACGCGATGGGATTAGGAACGGGTGATTTCCGTGACTCTCCTCGCCTCGCCGACGCCGCCGGGAAGGTTTCTCGCTTTGTTCACCTCCCATCGATCATAAAGATACCCCGAAGCCTGAACCGGAAATCGAATCCGGTTGAAACCCCGGGGTGGGAAGAAACGGGAGAGCCCGAACGGCGCTCTGAGCTCATCGGATATTGCCGTTTTTTCTGCGGCGGTGCCGCCTCCTGACCCTGCGGCCTCAAGCAGAGGTGCGTCCTGCTGCCCGTGTCCCTCCTTCCGTCTCCGGGGGGACCGCTGCGGCCTGCCCGTCAGAGTTCGATCTCCTTCAGGTTCGTCTGGGCCCGGACGATGGAGGAGATGATGGCCGTCATGGAGTCGAAGCGGTGGATGGCCTCTTCGAGGACGACGACGGAGTGGGCCATCTCCTCCGAGCCCTCGTCGACCTGGGCGCCGGAGCGCTCCATGATGTCGGTGATGCGGCCCATGAAGGCCTGATTCTGGTCGAGGAAGGCCATGAAGGTGTCCAGCGAGTTGCGGATGACGCCGAACATCTCGCTCACCCGCTGGACGTTCTCGACGGCGAGCGTCACCGACTGGGAGATCTCGCCCACCTGGGAGGAGATGGCCTCCGACGAGACCTTCGTCTCGACGGCCAGCTTCTGGACCTCGGAGGCGACGATGGCGAAGCCCCGGCCGTGCTCGCCGGCCCGGGCCGCCTCGATGGAGGCGTTGAGGGCCAGGAGGTTCGTCTGCTTGGCGATGTTCTGGATCGCCTTGGACATCTTTTCGATTTCCTTGAAGGAGTTGAGCGTTTCGAAGGTGGCCTTGACGGTGGCGTTGACGTCGTCGGTCATGTTGGCCAGATCCGTTCCGGAGCGCTGAAGCTCGGTCTCGAGGCGGCGGTGGAGGGTGTTGATGGCCTCGACGCCCTTGCGGGCCTCGTCGCTGCTGGAGGCGAATTCGGCGACGGTGCGCCGCAGCTTGCCCGACAGCTCGCGGAAGCGGCCCGAGATGTGGCTCAGCTCCTTTTGGACGGCGACGACGCGACGGACGAGGACGGTGTCGAGCTTGGCCATGAAGGAGTTGAGGATCGAGCCGGCGAAAAAGGCCGAGGAGAGGGCCTTGATGAGCTTTTTCTGCGTCGTCATGGCCCGCTCCTAGCGGCGCCCGGCCAGAGCCGGTGTCCCCTTGCCGAACCAGTCGTCGAGGGTGTCGACGCCGCAGCGCAGCTCCCGGAACCAGTTCAGGAAGCGCGTCGCCACCTCTTTTTTCATCACCGCTCCGTGCTGGGGCGCGATGGCCTCCAGGTCCAGCCGCCCCACCAGGTCGGCCCAGCGGCGGCAGGCGGCGTTGGAGGCCATGTAGCGCCGATGGAAGCCCTCCATGTACTTGACGTGGCTGTCGAAGTTCTCGGCGACGGGGTAGCGCTTTCCCGGCGGGAAGATGGCGGCGCCGATGTCGCCGGAGAAGAGGATTTTCGACTGCCTGTCGTAGGCGCAGAACTGGCCCGTCGAATGGAGGAAGTGGGCCGGGACCAGGTCGATGGCGGCGCCGCTTTTGAGGGTCAGGGAGCCGCCGTGGTCGGCGATGGGGGTGATTCGCTTCTGGTCGTAGATGCCGAAATGGGGAAGAAAGCGCGTCCAGAGGCCGCTGATGTGGACCTGGGCCCTGGGGGCGATGGAGAGCCAGAGGGTGATGCCCGACGAGACGTCGGGGTCCTGGTGGGAGTAGAAGATGTGGCGGATGTTCCCCAGGTCGACCCGTTCGGCCACGTTGGCCAGGACCTGGGGGAAGACGTGGGCCCCGCCGGGATCGAAGAGGACGGCCTCCTCTCCCGAGGTCAGAAGATACTGGTTGGTCTGGACGATGCCCTCTTCTTCCTGTTCCTCCCAGCCGAGGAGGAGAAAGGCGTGGCCTTTGTCCTCGTACAGGGGAAGGGTGGTGACGCTGGTCATGGCGAGCCCTCCTTCGGGATGATCGATCGAAACGGTTCTTGGAACCTGATGATACGACGAAGGCGGAGGGACTTCAATCGCAGCCGTCGAGGAGTGACGGGTCCAAAGAGGCCAGGAGATCGACGAGGGCCGGGTCGAAGGCCCCACCCGCCTGAGAGACGATCCGTTCCAGGGCCTCTTCGTGGGAGAGGGGAGTTCCCTCCCTTCCCGATCGCTCTTTCTCGTAGGCCAGGGCCAGGGCCAGAAGGCGCCCCTCGAGGGGGATGGCCTCGCGGGCCAGCCGCCTGGGGTAGCCCTTCCCGTCGTGGCGCTCGTGATGGCTCGCGATGGCCGCCGCCAGAGGCGCCAGGTCGGACCAGGCCTGAGCGATGCGCGCTCCCGCCTCGACGTGACGACGGCGGTCCTTCTCGTCGTCGCCGACGACGATCTTGCCCAGGTCGTGGTAGCGCGCCAGAAGTCCCAGCCTGTCGCGGGCCTTCTGGTCCAGGCCCAGAGCTCCTCCGAGGGCCTCGAGGATCTGGGTCAGGCGCCTTTCGTGACCGTCGTGGAAGTGGTCCCGCCGCGCCAGCTCGGTCTCGATCCGCTGGCGGAACCGACCCGTCATGAGGCCCCGACGGGCGATCTTGACGGCGTACATGGCGTTGTCGGCGTCGGTGATGAGCTGGGCGAGCGTCCTCTCCCCCTCCTTCCGCCAGGCCGATCCGACGGAGAGGACGAGAGGGGCCAGGGCCGGACCGTGCGCCTCGTCGTCGATGTTGCGTTTCAGGCGTTCCAGGACGGCCTGGAGCCCTTCGAGGCTGCAGCGGGGGAGAAGGACGGAGAACTCGTCGCCGCCGACGCGGGCGACGATGTCCGATTCGCGGAAGGATTTCCTCAGCGTCGTCGCGGCCCGGAGGAGGAGGCTGTCTCCGGCGTCGTGGCCCAGGGTGTCGTTGACGATCTTGAGGCCGTCGACGTCGACGACGACGACGGCCAGGGGGTCGGAGCGACCCGTCTCGCAGAGGGCGGTCTGCCCCTCGAAGAAGGCCCGGTTGTGCAACCCCGTGAGGGTGTCGTGGAGGCTGAGGTGGAGGAGTTTTTCCTCCAGGGCCTTGCGTTCCGTGATGTCCTCGAGGGCGCAGAGGAGGCGGTCGACGCCTCCGGCCTCGCCGGGCAGGGAGACCCAGCGGGTGCGGGCCACGATCCTGCGGCCGTCGAGGGCGCAGAGGACCTCGTCGGCCTCCGTCGAGACAGCTGTCGCGAGGATCATCCGCAGGCGCCCGGCGATCTCCTCCGGCGAGAGGGCGCCGTGGATCCGGACCAGGCCCGCCTCGATCTCCCCCGCGTCGGAGGCGGAGAGAAGCTTCAGGGCGGCGCCGTTGGCCGTGAGGACCTTCATCCGGGCCAGGATCTCGAGGGCCTCGTCGCGGTGGGTCCTGCAACGGTCGTCGAGATCGCCGACGTCCGTTGCGAGGCGTTCCGAGAGGGCCTCCCGGGCCGGGGCGCAGTCGAGCTCGCAGAAGGCGAGGGGCGCGTTCTCGAAGAGCTCCCGGTAACGGTTCTCGGAGCGGGTCAGGGCCTCCTGGGCGCGTCGTTCCTCGGTCACGTCGAACATGACGCCGTCGAACCAGACCTCCGACGTCGTCGGGTCGTAGAGGAACTGCCCCCTGTCGAAGAGCCACCGCGTCGTGCCGTCGGCGCGGAAGATGCGGAAGGTCATGGCGTAGGCCTCTCCCTGGCTGTGGCAGCGGCTCAGCGTCTCTCTCACGCGGGGCAGATCGTCGGGGTGGATGATTTCGGCAAGCGAACGGTCGTCGCGGAAAAGATAATCCGTCACGGCGTAGCCCGTGATCTCCTCGAAGGTGTCGCTGAGGTACTCCTTGGTCCAGTTGGCGTCGTTGCGGCTTCGGTAGACGACGCCGGGGATGTTGTCGACGAGGGAGCGGAAGAGGAGGCTGGTCTGCATCTCGCCGTTGCGGGCCTCGACGAGGGCGTCGATGAGGGCGTTGCCGCACCGGGCCAGCTGGGCGATCTCGTCGTCGCCCCTTTCGGTGAGGTGTCCGTGAAGTCGGGGCGAGGCCGTGATGTGGGCCATCTCGTGTCCCATCTGCCGGAGCCCCGTCAGGACGAGGCGGTCGAAGAGCAGGAAGGTCGTCGCCAGGAGGCTGACGAAGGCGATGACGAGGGCCGCGACGAGGCCGACGACGTCGCCGCGGACGCGGGCCCGGAATTCGGAGGGGATGGCGATGGAGGCCAGGAAGGCGGGGCGCCCCAGAAGATCGGTCACCAGCATCCAGGCCTGGGAGCCTTCTTCGGAGTTCCCGACGGTCCGCCCCTCCCGGACGAGCTCGGCGACCTTGCTCCGCGTCGCTGCGTCCGTCTTGCCGGCCAGGGAGGTGAGCGTCATCGTCAGTCCCGTGAGACGCGAGATCTGGAGCCGCTCCTCGTCGACGAGGCGCCCCAGGACGAGGAAGCCCCTGTCGGGGCCCTTTCCCTCGCTGGTCCTGATGGGGGCGACGGCCGTCAGGACGACGGCGTCGTCGAGGCGGAGGAGGCCGCTGGGAAAGGGGCTCGCCTCGCCGAAGGGAAGAAGGGGGCCGATGAGCTTCTCCAGGGCCCGGGACCGGAGTCTGCCCGCTTCGGAGAGTCCCTCTCGGTGGAAGAGCCTGCCCGCGGCGTCGAAGAAGAGGAGGATGTCGATGGCCATGGCCGGGTCGGGGAGGGCCGCGGCCAGGTAAGCCTCGTCGGGAGAGGTCCCGTCCATGAAGGCGTAGGTGGCGTCCCAGTAGGCCGAATCGACGGCATAGGCCTGAAGCCCCTCGGCCTGGTACCGAAGGAGGTCGTCGATGCGCGCCGAGGCCGAAAGGGCATGGTCCGCCCCCGTCCGTGCCAGGGTCCTCTCTCCGTGACGCAGCATCAGTCCCGTCAGGAGCAGGAGGACGGCCAGAAAGACGATCAGAAAGCCCAGTCCGATTTTCGGGGCGATCCTCAGGGCCCTTCTCCTCCCCGGAACTGGAAGGCCAGCAGGGTGATGTCGTCGGACTGCTCGGCCCCGTCGGCGAAGGCCTCGAGGCGGCGGCGGAAGCCGCCGACGATCTCCCTGCAGGAGGCCCGATTCAGATCGGCCAGGGTTGCGGCGGTCCTGTCGTCGCCGAAAAGCTCCTCGGCGGGATTCATGGC
The DNA window shown above is from Aminithiophilus ramosus and carries:
- a CDS encoding L-cysteine desulfidase family protein; amino-acid sequence: MFSLKEFLRSEVRPALGCTEPGAVALAAARAAETLGKRAAVESIGIRVSPSILKNGADVAVPGGQGATGIPFAAALGVLCGRSARGLEVLRECGPDDLERARRWIDRGGVSLACDEGHSGVYAEVGLVGAGERSRCVIEGGHSRIALVERDGEVLFREEAIGASSAPDYQTLLRDVPFEVLFGLIDELDDEDEAFLLEGVAMNRAMAEAGFAADLPSRLELTKNLKALVDEGTLPDDEGMRIRLACAAAAEARMSGLPRAVMSSAGSGNHGITAILPVALLARSLDATGRRTAQALALSHLATSFVKGHTGRLTPVCGCAVAAGAGAAVGMTWLLTGRSAACALAVKTLLANVAGLVCDGAKESCALKVATAAHEAYIAALLARRRCGVCSAQGLVDASVEGTAANLGRLNREGMAGADAVILGVLAGRVEKRSLS
- the ptsP gene encoding phosphoenolpyruvate--protein phosphotransferase; its protein translation is MSLTLEGVVLSPGIGIGPVLPLVPLAFVETGSLLSEEERGAELGRLEEALNRAEADLVRLQAQAEKTLGADKAALFSAHRLMLRDPMLVGAVREAVAGGRSASDAVVVKTAEIRALFEALPDPYLKERAADVDDVGRRLFRALTGHVDPSDLAGREGGPFVVVARDLTPSDTALLDPSRVVALVTEEGGPTSHTAIIAQSLAIPALSAVAGALGRLIEGTVVIVDGLKGEVVVAPDEAALDAGRRAAALFAEERRQAEALRDLPAVSADGVALPLWGNIARPDGAGEILSRGGDGVGLFRTEFLYMGRDEAPTEEEQLAAYAEALTVLSPRPVTIRTLDAGGDKEIPYLASLVGHEANPFLGYRAIRLCLDHPELFKVQLRALLRAAVAGNLWLMFPMVVDAEELRAAKALLDVCAAELEAEGLEWARPAKVGVMIETPGALLMADLLAREVDFFSVGTNDLTQYLLAADRMNPRLKRLQDPFHPAVIRGLSVVARAAAAAGIDLGMCGEMAGDPLAIPLLAALGFRELSMTPARIPAAKKVLRSLSVAEAGKRLDEVLKAVTTAEVRSLLASWP
- a CDS encoding ABC transporter substrate-binding protein, whose protein sequence is MRVPLRLLLVALVFSALFLFFGLLSRRTVTIGVLFCDVPPHLTTEADMVSTAQAYVDWYNRRGGAVRLRLEVAPYGRDPSEALARLRVRGASVVLGASTSELALAAAPVAEAMGLSLVSPTAQAEELGGRRDAFFRVQHALNRNAERTAALLRHLKANRVVAFVSCHNEAYARETVLRVTQDSGLSVDILPAEGAYEARQARMEAYGDPPSVVWVVAHPETSFWLCRQIGDVWPRSKLLLSMWSLSSGHERLEEIEGLSFHFVENVDPWSEEEGAFGAFLRENYRRRPSLLLRYTALALDLIVAAAEEGSVTGEDFRSALAPRLLRREGAEAVVDAWGDRVGRPRVFRRAEGRVEEVALPW
- a CDS encoding HD-GYP domain-containing protein produces the protein MVTLDSFRRRLLAASLLLVAVFSSLFLLWRRDLARGEREQALERRLALMGRDVLQTVDFHRRLLQGMSHVGFDARAFDGLSPSLCPFLVRTDVEGRIAESYRGPLGRGARLPLDLLSTPLAATSLLDERGRPLVVLAHPVGTEGWVVAGFSPSALFSRQDRLRQGEWALLLSPEGRVLVSMGEASLFPFGATMPTELLLSPRSTRTWLGVLQHFLVLPLPGEDFFVAVGYPESLIWQEALDRGLAAGGAVALGALSVLILIFPLFSSVLTSLTSLSTSLVEAEGTLTRAPDPVEAMEILRELGRRELPLARFAEFQAIEVSFGRLLEAVAREGEELAGLYEEASAMEEELSDSNRRLTRAMDRLGALLDLSRETQSAGDLDGAADGVARELGRLFGSPFTAIVALRSGEPFIWSWAGRPELREELVDSLRVASPGGLFSRFSVASRQGLKFFQFPVRTLRRLVGGVVVVLPAEGDEEGLRETMEPFLSHLAGLLHSRAMFVEVKEAYHDVSIRMQVFTQAYHEETGAHLGRIGDYALLFGSELGLSDDYLSDLRAFSQLHDVGKLRVPQAILSKPSALTEEEFEIVKGHTLWGAEILGDSPWFSMARDICLGHHERWCGGGYPRGLSGEAIPLAARIVSLCDVYDALRSRRSYKPPFSHERALRIILEGDGRVEPDYFDPRLLEILRRRGDDLARLFESRPDETPQE